One window from the genome of Oceanicoccus sp. KOV_DT_Chl encodes:
- the thrC gene encoding threonine synthase, whose amino-acid sequence MKYISTRGKAPALNFEQVLLTGLAPDGGLYVPETLPQFSQQEIASWAGLSYTDLAFKIVQPFVDDCIPADDLKAIIDDTYIDFRHPSIAPLVQLDKNEWVLELFQGPTLAFKDFALQMLGRLLDYILERRHQKVVIMGATSGDTGSAAIQGCKRCSNIDIFILHPHQRVSDVQRKQMTTVLADNIHNIAVQGNFDDCQSMIKASFNDKSFLPEDRQLVAVNSINWARIMAQIVYYFYASLSLGGPLRPVAFSVPTGNFGDIYAGYLASKMGLPIDQLVVATNTNDILHRCISANDFSKQPLVHTLSPSMDIVISSNFERLLFDCYGRDGAAIDDLMTRFQSEEVSIADSAFSNVQALFDSYMVDDKQTVQTIADVYESTEYLLDPHSAIGVEAARKVRRRNDIPMITLATAHPAKFPEAVMKAGYPQEPQLPHHMADLFEQEERCTVLANDLTVVQQFVANNITA is encoded by the coding sequence ATGAAATACATAAGTACTCGCGGCAAGGCGCCGGCGTTAAATTTTGAACAGGTTTTATTAACTGGCCTTGCTCCCGATGGCGGGCTATATGTACCGGAAACACTGCCACAATTTTCGCAACAGGAAATCGCTTCCTGGGCAGGGCTAAGTTATACCGATTTGGCGTTTAAAATTGTGCAACCCTTCGTCGATGATTGTATTCCCGCTGACGATTTGAAGGCGATTATTGATGATACCTATATTGATTTTCGTCACCCCTCAATTGCACCGTTAGTGCAGCTGGATAAAAATGAATGGGTACTGGAATTATTTCAGGGCCCCACGTTAGCGTTTAAAGATTTTGCGCTGCAAATGTTGGGTCGTTTGTTGGATTATATATTGGAGCGCCGCCATCAAAAAGTTGTCATTATGGGGGCTACTTCTGGTGACACAGGTTCGGCTGCAATTCAGGGCTGCAAACGTTGCAGTAATATCGATATTTTTATACTACATCCTCATCAGCGCGTATCCGACGTGCAGCGCAAGCAAATGACCACTGTGCTGGCAGACAATATTCACAATATCGCCGTGCAGGGTAACTTCGACGATTGCCAATCGATGATTAAGGCCAGCTTTAACGATAAAAGTTTTTTGCCAGAAGATCGTCAATTGGTGGCAGTTAATTCGATCAACTGGGCGCGGATAATGGCGCAGATCGTTTATTATTTTTATGCGTCGTTATCACTGGGCGGTCCCTTGCGACCAGTTGCATTTTCTGTTCCCACCGGTAACTTCGGAGATATTTACGCTGGTTATTTAGCGTCAAAAATGGGTTTGCCGATTGATCAATTGGTAGTTGCAACCAACACCAATGATATTTTGCACCGTTGTATTTCCGCTAATGATTTTTCCAAGCAGCCATTAGTACATACATTGTCACCAAGTATGGATATTGTGATTTCCAGTAATTTCGAACGTTTATTGTTTGATTGCTATGGTCGTGATGGTGCTGCTATTGATGATTTAATGACTCGTTTCCAATCGGAAGAAGTTTCGATTGCTGATAGTGCTTTTAGTAATGTGCAGGCATTATTTGATAGCTATATGGTCGATGATAAACAGACCGTGCAAACTATTGCTGATGTCTATGAGAGTACTGAATATTTATTAGATCCCCACTCCGCTATTGGTGTTGAGGCTGCGAGAAAAGTCCGTCGTCGTAATGATATTCCAATGATTACCTTGGCGACTGCTCATCCGGCAAAATTCCCGGAAGCGGTAATGAAAGCGGGCTATCCACAGGAACCACAATTACCGCACCATATGGCTGATTTGTTTGAGCAGGAAGAGCGCTGCACGGTGTTGGCTAATGATTTGACGGTAGTGCAACAGTTTGTGGCTAATAATATTACTGCCTAA
- a CDS encoding malate dehydrogenase, with protein sequence MKQPVRVTVTGAAGQIGYALLFRIASGAMLGADQPVILQLLDITPALEALEGVKMELDDCAFPLLAGVVCTDDPNVGFKDADYALLVGARPRGPGMERKDLLEANAAIFSVQGKAIDQNASKNIKVLVVGNPANTNALITQRNAPSINPRNFTAMMRLDHNRAKTQIAQKTSKTVDDVTNMVVWGNHSATQFPDLYSAKVSGTAAIDQVDQAWYESDFIPTVQQRGAAIIKARGASSAASAANAAIDHMRDWALGTHGDDWVSMGIYSDGSYGITEGLIYSFPCRCNNGEWEIVQGLSINDFSRAKMQATEKELTEERDAVAHLLP encoded by the coding sequence ATGAAACAACCCGTTCGCGTTACCGTTACAGGTGCAGCAGGCCAAATTGGCTATGCACTGTTATTCCGCATTGCCTCTGGTGCCATGTTAGGTGCTGACCAGCCTGTTATTTTGCAATTACTGGACATCACTCCTGCTTTAGAGGCCCTGGAAGGGGTAAAAATGGAACTGGACGATTGTGCCTTTCCATTGTTAGCGGGTGTGGTATGTACGGATGATCCGAATGTTGGCTTTAAAGATGCTGATTACGCATTATTGGTAGGCGCTCGTCCTCGTGGACCAGGTATGGAGCGTAAAGACTTGCTGGAAGCCAATGCTGCTATCTTCTCTGTGCAAGGTAAAGCCATTGACCAGAATGCCAGTAAAAACATTAAAGTACTGGTTGTCGGTAACCCGGCTAACACCAATGCCCTGATCACTCAGCGCAATGCTCCCAGCATCAACCCACGTAACTTTACTGCAATGATGCGTCTGGATCACAACCGCGCCAAAACACAAATTGCCCAGAAAACAAGCAAGACCGTTGATGACGTCACTAACATGGTCGTTTGGGGTAATCACTCTGCAACACAGTTCCCTGACTTGTACTCTGCCAAAGTATCGGGCACTGCCGCTATCGATCAGGTTGATCAGGCTTGGTACGAAAGCGACTTTATCCCTACGGTTCAGCAACGTGGTGCCGCCATCATCAAAGCGCGTGGCGCATCTTCTGCGGCCTCAGCTGCAAATGCTGCCATCGACCATATGCGCGACTGGGCACTAGGCACTCACGGCGATGACTGGGTTAGCATGGGGATTTACTCTGACGGTTCTTACGGTATTACTGAAGGCCTGATCTATTCTTTCCCTTGTCGCTGCAACAATGGCGAGTGGGAAATCGTACAGGGCTTATCAATCAATGATTTCAGCCGTGCAAAAATGCAAGCGACTGAAAAAGAATTGACTGAAGAACGCGATGCTGTTGCTCACCTATTACCTTAA
- the ttcA gene encoding tRNA 2-thiocytidine(32) synthetase TtcA, translating to MRRTQKPGGNSVLELSKKEKTEFNKLQKRLRRYVGQAIEEYRMIEAGDRVMVCLSGGKDSYAMLDILMNLQRSAPVAFELVAVNMDQKQPGFPETVLPTYLDALDIEYYIVEKDTYSVVKQKVPEGKTTCGLCSRLRRGTLYAFAEEINCNKIALGHHRDDIVETLFLNLFYGSKLSAMPPKLLADDKRNVVIRPMAYCKEADLEEYAQLKQFPIIPCNLCGSQENLQRQNIKTMLQGWEKTQPGRVASIFGALQNVAPSQLADANLFDFSSLRVDRAGEREEYAFAEAEITASAVDVVRFIDALKA from the coding sequence ATGCGCCGCACACAGAAACCGGGTGGTAATAGCGTGTTAGAACTGTCGAAAAAAGAGAAAACCGAATTCAATAAGCTGCAAAAGCGGCTGCGTCGCTATGTCGGGCAGGCGATCGAGGAATACCGCATGATTGAAGCGGGGGACCGGGTTATGGTATGCCTTTCCGGCGGCAAAGATTCCTATGCCATGCTTGATATATTGATGAACCTGCAGCGCAGTGCGCCAGTAGCCTTTGAGCTGGTGGCAGTCAATATGGACCAGAAGCAACCGGGTTTTCCCGAGACTGTATTGCCAACTTATCTTGATGCGTTAGATATTGAGTACTATATCGTTGAGAAAGACACTTATTCTGTGGTTAAGCAAAAAGTCCCTGAAGGTAAAACCACTTGCGGCCTCTGTTCGCGTTTGCGGCGTGGAACACTCTATGCCTTTGCTGAAGAAATTAACTGTAACAAGATTGCACTGGGCCACCATCGCGATGATATTGTCGAAACGCTGTTTTTGAATTTATTTTATGGTTCTAAATTATCGGCAATGCCACCTAAGTTGCTAGCCGATGACAAACGCAATGTGGTGATTCGCCCTATGGCTTACTGTAAGGAAGCCGATCTGGAAGAGTATGCACAGCTGAAACAGTTTCCTATCATCCCCTGTAACTTGTGTGGCTCTCAAGAAAATTTGCAGCGACAAAATATCAAAACCATGTTGCAAGGTTGGGAAAAAACACAGCCTGGCAGAGTCGCTAGTATTTTTGGCGCGCTACAAAACGTAGCGCCCTCGCAGTTGGCTGATGCCAACTTATTTGATTTTTCCAGCCTTCGTGTTGACCGCGCCGGAGAGCGAGAAGAATATGCTTTTGCTGAGGCAGAAATTACTGCGTCGGCAGTCGATGTGGTACGTTTTATTGATGCTTTAAAAGCCTGA
- the fliE gene encoding flagellar hook-basal body complex protein FliE: MNVSNRTDINSLLMQMRDMKAQAGVDVSANTINPRSDVEAALKVGGSNRVEGSNSVPSFSEMFGNAVNSVNETQKTSAALATAYQQGDAGVSLTQVMVASQKASVSFQAITQVRNKLVEAYKDVMNMPI; the protein is encoded by the coding sequence ATGAATGTCTCTAACCGAACCGATATAAATTCTTTGTTGATGCAAATGCGTGACATGAAGGCGCAGGCAGGGGTTGATGTTTCTGCTAACACTATCAATCCGCGCTCTGATGTTGAAGCGGCGTTAAAAGTCGGAGGTAGCAACCGCGTTGAGGGGAGTAATAGTGTTCCCAGTTTCAGCGAGATGTTTGGCAATGCCGTGAACTCGGTGAATGAAACACAGAAAACGTCGGCAGCACTGGCTACTGCTTACCAACAGGGTGATGCCGGGGTGAGTTTAACCCAGGTGATGGTGGCATCCCAGAAAGCGTCGGTCTCATTTCAGGCGATTACACAGGTACGTAACAAGCTGGTTGAGGCTTACAAGGATGTGATGAATATGCCAATTTAG
- the fliF gene encoding flagellar basal-body MS-ring/collar protein FliF — protein sequence MAALPDNAAPPQSDFLQGISGLGIFRQLGLMIGLAASVAIGFAVVLWSQGEDYKPLYANLDKMDPSDVLNILQSNQIDYKVDENSGALLVVADQIHNARLKLAGAGISPDGSFGFEMLDKEQPLGTSQFMENARFKRGLEGELARTIASIRAVRAARVHLALPKTSAFIRDVRKPTASVFLDLYTGNGLSSEQVRAVANMVAFSIPALTIDNVTVVDQRGNLLSNFDVDKDMAMANKQLDYVHQLESRLVKRISSILEPVLGPDRFRAEVSADIDFTQVEQTDELFNPDLPAIRSEQTVEEARGSGGAGGIPGALSNQPPADGQAPEEAGPGEGAGGIASAGTSRRQSVRNYELDRTISHTRHQVGRLNRLSVAVLVDNAASTDAETGEVSSEPLSDAELDQLATLVRDAVGFDATRGDSVNIVNSAFIPKEVVEPVPFEEVPIWQQPELFSYVKQLAGFLFVLLMAILVLRPAMRGLTDTSKNMREMEAQRALGELSGDLGADLSDETVTLSGGDSLMLTGPSESYDQQLNAVKGLIADDPGRVAQVVKKWVVSSE from the coding sequence ATGGCAGCGTTACCCGATAATGCAGCGCCACCACAGAGTGATTTCCTGCAAGGGATAAGTGGTTTAGGTATATTTCGTCAGCTAGGGTTGATGATTGGCTTAGCGGCCAGCGTGGCGATTGGGTTTGCTGTGGTGCTTTGGTCTCAAGGTGAAGATTATAAGCCGCTCTACGCCAACCTCGATAAGATGGACCCCTCCGATGTGCTCAATATTTTGCAGAGCAATCAAATTGATTACAAAGTTGATGAAAACAGCGGCGCCTTATTGGTGGTCGCTGATCAAATACATAACGCACGCTTAAAGCTGGCGGGGGCGGGTATCTCGCCTGACGGTAGCTTCGGTTTCGAAATGCTCGATAAAGAGCAGCCGCTGGGTACTAGCCAATTTATGGAGAATGCGCGTTTCAAGCGTGGCCTTGAAGGGGAGTTAGCAAGAACTATTGCCAGTATCCGAGCGGTAAGGGCAGCCCGTGTACACTTGGCCCTGCCAAAAACATCAGCCTTTATTCGCGACGTGCGTAAGCCGACGGCGTCAGTATTCCTGGATTTATACACCGGTAACGGGCTTAGCAGCGAACAGGTGCGAGCGGTAGCCAATATGGTGGCCTTTAGTATTCCTGCGTTAACCATTGATAATGTGACGGTAGTTGATCAGCGCGGCAACTTGCTGTCCAACTTTGATGTCGATAAAGATATGGCGATGGCCAATAAGCAACTGGACTATGTACACCAGCTTGAGTCCCGTTTAGTTAAACGTATCAGTTCAATATTGGAGCCTGTGTTAGGTCCGGATCGGTTTCGTGCTGAAGTCAGTGCCGATATCGATTTTACTCAAGTAGAACAAACCGATGAGCTGTTTAACCCTGACTTACCCGCTATTCGCAGCGAACAAACCGTTGAGGAGGCCCGTGGTAGTGGTGGTGCTGGCGGGATACCGGGTGCGTTGAGCAATCAGCCTCCGGCCGATGGGCAGGCACCGGAAGAAGCGGGCCCTGGCGAGGGGGCGGGTGGTATAGCGAGTGCAGGAACGAGCCGCCGCCAATCAGTTCGTAATTATGAATTAGATCGCACTATCAGTCATACGCGGCATCAGGTAGGGCGGTTAAATCGTTTGTCGGTTGCCGTGTTAGTTGATAACGCCGCATCGACTGATGCGGAAACCGGTGAGGTGAGTTCGGAGCCGCTTTCAGATGCGGAGCTGGATCAATTAGCGACACTGGTGCGGGATGCCGTAGGGTTTGATGCGACCCGTGGCGATAGTGTCAATATCGTTAATTCTGCTTTTATTCCTAAAGAAGTAGTTGAGCCAGTGCCGTTTGAAGAAGTCCCCATTTGGCAGCAGCCTGAGCTGTTTAGCTATGTGAAGCAATTAGCCGGTTTTTTGTTTGTACTGTTGATGGCGATTTTGGTGCTGAGGCCGGCGATGCGGGGTTTGACTGATACTTCCAAAAATATGCGTGAGATGGAAGCGCAGCGTGCGCTAGGTGAATTATCGGGAGATTTAGGCGCCGATTTGTCTGATGAAACAGTGACTTTATCAGGAGGTGATAGTTTAATGTTAACTGGGCCCAGTGAGAGTTATGATCAGCAACTCAATGCAGTCAAAGGGTTGATTGCTGATGACCCTGGCCGAGTGGCGCAAGTAGTGAAGAAGTGGGTAGTATCGAGTGAGTAA
- a CDS encoding bifunctional diguanylate cyclase/phosphodiesterase, protein MLFSAASQILPGQLKTVFGFYPIAITSSLLLVLLNTLMLSPLEDVGFHAWLWFGAAVLISIVRYQFYLQYLRAPLSRSLLAWLFWHTVFAAITGLVWGYAVLWLMPADSMAHQLFFIIAIAGVCSGASSTLSLTPLAFIFFMASCLVPLSTALYFLDKQTGWWLVSLCYIYMIFMWTTCLRNYQTAYQNLQQSCSLDEQQQALIESRRRLDLHFDRSPLGIIEWDIDFSISRWNPAAELIFGRPSAAMLGQNFSKLSMLQQGVEYFEKLTAAEHFLTATLASQTGDGKTINCEWTSVPMRLADQQLVGYTSFVRDVTKRIQREELITRQAYYDAVTDLPNRNYFQDRLQQKISMANRTRQYNAVFFVDLDHFKDINDSMGHSFGDIVLAQFAKRLQARLRQYDTLARFGGDEFVVLLEALDPDYEQSQLMSAQVARSLQLLLQDPFKLDDTEYSLTCSVGITLFNSDQCSEDELLRQADLALYESKRKGRNNYTFFETEMSQQAARHLQLLNSLRGAISRDEMSLVYQPKVSMRDNTLMGAEALLRWNNQDFGAVSPAEFIPVLEGSALISQVGLWVLESSFQQLAQWMRDGLWHSDMRLAINISPKQLLEAHFVEQVEAALAVSELPASLIEFEITENVLVENVERVGLVLATLNQLGISFSIDDFGTGYSSLAYLKQLPIDVLKIDKSFIDHCTEEGNDQAIVRSILSICNELGLTSVAEGVETALQQQLLQKMGCDLLQGYLFSRPIAAADFAQLLVESPRS, encoded by the coding sequence ATGTTATTTTCCGCTGCCTCGCAGATTTTGCCAGGACAACTTAAAACGGTATTTGGATTTTATCCTATAGCTATTACCAGCTCATTGTTGTTGGTGCTGCTGAATACGTTAATGCTGTCGCCGCTTGAAGATGTGGGTTTTCATGCGTGGTTGTGGTTTGGGGCCGCTGTGCTGATATCAATTGTCCGCTATCAATTCTATTTGCAATATCTGCGCGCGCCGTTGTCCCGGTCATTACTTGCTTGGCTGTTTTGGCACACAGTGTTTGCTGCTATCACTGGTTTGGTCTGGGGGTACGCTGTATTGTGGTTGATGCCAGCAGATTCTATGGCACACCAATTGTTTTTTATTATTGCCATAGCAGGTGTCTGTTCCGGGGCATCCAGCACGCTGTCATTAACACCTTTGGCTTTTATATTTTTTATGGCCAGTTGTCTGGTGCCGCTGTCTACTGCACTCTATTTTTTGGATAAGCAAACGGGTTGGTGGCTGGTTAGCCTGTGTTACATATATATGATTTTTATGTGGACAACTTGTTTACGAAATTACCAAACCGCTTATCAAAACTTGCAGCAGTCCTGTTCACTCGATGAGCAACAACAAGCGTTGATCGAATCCCGGCGGCGACTGGATTTACATTTTGATCGCAGCCCGTTGGGTATTATTGAGTGGGATATCGATTTCAGCATTAGTCGTTGGAACCCCGCTGCCGAATTAATATTTGGTCGCCCCAGTGCTGCCATGTTAGGCCAGAATTTCTCGAAGCTATCCATGTTGCAGCAGGGAGTAGAGTATTTTGAAAAATTGACTGCGGCAGAGCATTTTTTAACCGCAACGCTAGCCAGCCAAACAGGTGATGGTAAAACCATTAACTGTGAATGGACTAGTGTGCCAATGCGTTTGGCCGATCAACAATTGGTTGGCTATACCTCTTTTGTACGTGATGTGACCAAGCGTATTCAGCGTGAAGAATTAATCACTCGTCAAGCTTATTATGACGCGGTAACGGATTTACCTAATCGCAATTATTTTCAAGACCGCTTGCAGCAAAAAATTAGTATGGCCAATAGAACCAGGCAATACAATGCAGTGTTTTTTGTTGATTTGGATCACTTTAAAGATATCAATGACTCCATGGGGCATTCTTTTGGCGATATCGTGTTGGCGCAATTTGCAAAACGTTTACAGGCGCGCTTACGCCAATATGACACATTAGCTAGGTTTGGTGGCGATGAGTTCGTGGTGCTATTAGAAGCATTGGATCCTGATTACGAACAGTCACAATTAATGTCAGCCCAGGTTGCGCGCTCGTTGCAATTATTACTACAAGATCCTTTCAAGCTCGATGATACTGAATACTCCTTAACCTGTAGCGTTGGGATAACATTATTTAATAGTGATCAATGCAGTGAGGATGAGTTATTAAGGCAGGCCGATCTTGCTCTGTACGAGAGTAAGCGCAAGGGACGGAATAATTACACCTTTTTCGAAACCGAAATGAGTCAACAAGCGGCGCGTCACTTGCAGCTGTTAAACAGTTTACGTGGTGCCATTAGTCGAGATGAAATGTCACTGGTGTATCAACCAAAAGTATCAATGCGTGATAACACTTTAATGGGAGCAGAGGCATTACTGCGCTGGAATAATCAGGACTTTGGCGCCGTTTCGCCGGCTGAATTTATTCCGGTATTGGAAGGCTCGGCCTTGATTTCGCAAGTGGGTTTGTGGGTGTTGGAAAGCAGTTTTCAGCAATTGGCGCAATGGATGCGTGACGGTCTATGGCACAGTGATATGCGGCTCGCTATCAATATCAGTCCCAAGCAGTTATTGGAAGCACATTTTGTTGAGCAGGTCGAAGCCGCGCTGGCTGTCAGTGAATTACCCGCGTCGTTAATCGAATTTGAAATCACTGAGAATGTACTGGTTGAAAATGTTGAGCGGGTGGGGCTGGTTTTGGCTACTTTAAACCAGTTAGGTATTAGTTTCTCAATTGATGACTTTGGTACCGGTTACTCGTCGCTAGCCTATTTAAAACAACTACCCATTGACGTACTGAAAATTGATAAATCATTTATTGATCATTGTACCGAAGAGGGCAATGACCAGGCTATTGTGCGCTCCATTCTTAGTATCTGTAATGAGCTGGGTTTAACCTCAGTGGCAGAAGGGGTTGAGACTGCTTTGCAGCAGCAGCTGTTGCAGAAAATGGGCTGCGATTTGTTACAGGGCTATTTGTTCAGTCGACCCATTGCGGCGGCCGATTTTGCCCAATTGTTAGTTGAATCTCCTCGCAGTTGA
- a CDS encoding cytochrome P450 produces the protein MSKCPVHIDLVDPDIYREGVPNHFLKELRAEAPLAWYDDKSTGVGFWAVTKHEDLDYISKHPLIFSSAEKTCLMREMNEEAVAMQRLMMINMDPPDHLQNRRIVNKAFIPKVIESKLANIKDISKEIVDKVAAKGECEFVTEVATDLPLIVICELMGVKKEDRQMIFDCTNTMVFADDPDMSTSEEDGQMAAAQIYTYGMQLLAEHRENPTDSLTGILVDSVDGEGLSEDEFCSFFLILLVAGNETTRTVTVNGMRLLMEHPEQLQAIAADMSLLPNAVEEMLRHQPAVIQFRRTVMEDVVVSGQQLKKGDKVIMFYPSANRDEALFDEGDAFDIYRNNADQHRSFGIGEHFCLGSHLARLELRVIFEEVISRMKNPKFAAPVKRLRSNFINGIKEMKITFDPEV, from the coding sequence ATGTCAAAGTGCCCAGTCCATATAGATTTGGTTGATCCGGATATTTACAGAGAAGGTGTACCCAACCACTTCCTCAAAGAGTTACGCGCGGAAGCGCCGCTGGCCTGGTATGACGACAAGTCAACAGGCGTGGGGTTTTGGGCGGTTACCAAGCATGAAGATCTCGATTATATTTCCAAGCATCCACTGATTTTCTCCTCCGCCGAAAAGACCTGTCTGATGAGAGAAATGAATGAAGAGGCGGTGGCTATGCAGCGGCTGATGATGATCAACATGGACCCGCCGGATCATTTACAAAATCGGCGCATCGTTAACAAAGCCTTTATCCCAAAAGTTATTGAGTCGAAGCTGGCTAATATCAAAGATATTTCCAAAGAAATTGTCGATAAGGTTGCGGCAAAAGGTGAATGTGAATTTGTTACCGAAGTGGCAACTGATTTGCCATTGATTGTGATCTGTGAACTGATGGGTGTTAAAAAAGAAGATCGACAAATGATTTTTGATTGCACTAATACCATGGTATTTGCCGATGATCCTGATATGTCCACCAGTGAAGAAGATGGTCAGATGGCAGCTGCACAAATTTATACCTACGGTATGCAGTTATTAGCTGAACATCGCGAAAACCCTACCGACTCTTTGACTGGAATATTGGTTGATTCTGTCGATGGTGAAGGCCTCAGCGAAGATGAATTCTGTTCATTCTTTTTGATTTTATTGGTGGCTGGAAATGAAACCACTAGAACTGTGACGGTTAATGGTATGCGCTTGTTGATGGAGCATCCTGAGCAGTTACAAGCTATTGCCGCTGATATGTCGTTATTACCTAATGCGGTTGAAGAAATGCTGCGTCACCAGCCGGCGGTTATTCAATTCCGTCGTACTGTGATGGAAGATGTTGTGGTTAGTGGCCAGCAATTAAAGAAAGGCGATAAGGTGATTATGTTTTACCCATCGGCAAATCGCGATGAGGCTTTATTTGATGAAGGAGATGCTTTTGATATTTATCGCAACAATGCCGACCAGCATCGCAGTTTTGGCATAGGCGAGCATTTTTGTCTGGGGTCGCATTTGGCTCGACTGGAATTGCGAGTCATTTTTGAAGAAGTGATTTCGCGAATGAAAAATCCAAAATTTGCTGCTCCAGTAAAGCGTTTGCGCTCTAATTTTATTAATGGCATTAAAGAAATGAAAATCACCTTTGATCCCGAAGTGTGA
- the recJ gene encoding single-stranded-DNA-specific exonuclease RecJ, whose translation MQTIIKRRPQSTDKQLLVEGLSPLLQRIYSARGITSGQQVRADLSLLLKPDTLKGLPAALQLLQTALQQQQRILVVGDFDADGATSSALAVLALRAMGAGFVDFLVPNRFEYGYGLTPEIVAVATQYSPDLIVTVDNGISSIAGVEAANTAGIKVLVTDHHLPGAVLPAAAAIVNPNQAGCTFASKNLAGVGVIFYVMSALRTHLRRQQWFKQQQIEEPNMAEYLDLVALGTVADVVPLDHNNRILVAQGLRRIRAGKTRPGIKALLEVANRSVHRLVSADLGFAIGPRLNAAGRLDDMSLGIQCLLTDDPYQARDIAQQMNDLNQDRKAIEGSMQHEALAGLANLKMEEGSLPMGLCIYDAAWHQGVIGILASRIKDRYHRPVIAFADTDDSNVIKGSARSIAGLHIRDALDAVAARYPHLLNKFGGHAMAAGMSLEKSNYHEFAQAFDWEVRRQLTEDDLQAKLLSDGELMQQDFRLEIAAELRDAGPWGQHFPEPVFDGQFYLIQQRLVGTNHLKMVLALDAEGSQLMDAIAFNIDSKLWPNAAVQKVLVAYKLDVNEFRGKQSLQLLVDHIEAVG comes from the coding sequence ATGCAAACCATAATAAAGCGTCGTCCCCAATCAACAGATAAGCAGCTGCTTGTCGAAGGTCTTTCCCCCTTGTTGCAACGCATCTATAGCGCCAGAGGTATTACCTCCGGGCAGCAAGTGCGCGCTGATTTATCCTTGCTATTAAAGCCTGACACTTTAAAAGGATTGCCTGCGGCGTTGCAATTGTTGCAAACAGCTCTGCAACAGCAACAGCGTATTTTAGTGGTGGGTGATTTTGATGCCGATGGTGCTACTAGCAGTGCATTAGCTGTACTGGCTTTGCGCGCAATGGGTGCTGGTTTTGTTGATTTTTTAGTGCCCAATCGTTTCGAGTATGGCTATGGTTTGACTCCCGAAATTGTGGCAGTCGCAACCCAGTATTCGCCGGATTTAATCGTCACAGTTGATAATGGTATTTCCAGTATTGCGGGTGTTGAGGCTGCCAATACTGCGGGTATTAAAGTACTGGTAACCGATCACCATTTGCCAGGAGCGGTATTGCCAGCTGCCGCAGCTATCGTTAATCCGAATCAGGCCGGCTGTACGTTCGCCAGCAAGAATCTGGCGGGTGTTGGGGTGATTTTTTATGTAATGTCAGCTCTCCGTACTCATCTACGTCGGCAACAATGGTTTAAGCAGCAGCAGATTGAAGAGCCTAATATGGCGGAATACCTTGATTTGGTGGCGTTGGGTACTGTGGCCGATGTGGTGCCGCTTGATCACAACAATCGAATATTAGTCGCCCAGGGCTTGCGCCGAATCCGCGCCGGTAAAACCCGTCCTGGTATCAAAGCACTGTTGGAAGTCGCCAATCGTAGCGTCCACCGTTTAGTGAGTGCAGATTTAGGTTTTGCTATAGGCCCACGTTTGAATGCTGCTGGCAGGTTGGATGATATGTCACTGGGGATTCAGTGTTTGCTCACCGATGATCCCTATCAGGCAAGAGATATTGCCCAGCAGATGAATGACTTGAATCAGGATAGAAAAGCTATTGAAGGCAGTATGCAGCATGAGGCTTTGGCAGGTTTAGCCAACCTGAAGATGGAGGAAGGCAGTTTGCCTATGGGCTTGTGTATTTATGATGCTGCCTGGCATCAGGGCGTTATTGGAATTTTGGCCTCACGAATTAAGGATCGTTATCATCGTCCGGTCATCGCCTTTGCTGATACTGATGATAGCAATGTCATTAAAGGTTCGGCGCGCTCTATTGCCGGTTTACATATTCGCGATGCGCTGGATGCAGTCGCTGCTCGTTATCCCCATTTGCTGAATAAGTTTGGTGGTCATGCCATGGCTGCGGGCATGAGCCTTGAAAAAAGCAATTACCATGAGTTTGCGCAAGCTTTTGATTGGGAAGTGCGTCGACAACTGACGGAGGACGACTTACAGGCAAAGCTGCTCAGTGATGGCGAGTTGATGCAGCAGGATTTTAGGCTTGAAATCGCCGCGGAATTACGCGATGCCGGCCCCTGGGGGCAGCACTTCCCTGAGCCAGTGTTTGATGGTCAGTTTTACTTGATACAGCAGCGTCTGGTCGGCACCAATCATTTGAAGATGGTGTTAGCGCTGGATGCTGAGGGCAGCCAGTTAATGGATGCGATCGCATTTAATATTGACTCTAAACTGTGGCCAAATGCAGCGGTTCAAAAAGTACTGGTGGCGTATAAGCTGGATGTGAATGAGTTTCGTGGCAAGCAATCTCTGCAGTTATTGGTTGATCATATAGAGGCTGTTGGATGA